The Nothobranchius furzeri strain GRZ-AD chromosome 8, NfurGRZ-RIMD1, whole genome shotgun sequence genome includes a region encoding these proteins:
- the rxfp3.2b gene encoding relaxin family peptide receptor 3.2b, with protein sequence MSLNETGVQTVAPETCEQQLLQEDNAGNGNGGSTSSNLSLHCWLQLLTRESIMEFQGDSSSVVVRVMIACVYSIVCALGLVGNSLALYLLLSRHRKKQSSINCFVMGLAITDLQFVLTLPFWAVDTALDFRWPFGRVMCKIISSVTTMNMYASVFFLTAMSVARYYSISSALKMHSRRAAAARAKWTSLGIWAVSLLATLPHAIYSTSAEVSDEELCLVRFPDSGSWNPQLLLGLYQLQKVLLGFLIPLFIITVCYLLLLRVILSRRIAGAAVPEVKQGRQNRRSKVTKSIAIVVLSFFLCWLPNQALTLWGVLIKFDLVPFSKAFYNTQAYTFPLTVCLAHTNSCLNPVLYCLVRREFRADLKELLLHATPSFRNLTHLLRRKAKVAEAPPVLVLVQMDV encoded by the coding sequence ATGTCTCTGAATGAGACTGGAGTCCAGACGGTGGCTCCAGAGACATGTGAGCAGCAGCTTTTACAGGAGGACAATGCTGGAAATGGTAACGGAGGTTCCACCAGCAGCAACTTGTCGCTGCactgctggctgcagctcctgacaAGGGAATCCATCATGGAGTTTCAAGGAGACAGCTCCAGCGTTGTGGTACGTGTGATGATAGCTTGTGTGTACTCTATAGTCTGCGCTCTGGGGCTGGTGGGAAACTCACTGGCTCTGTATCTGCTGCTCTCACGCCACAGGAAGAAGCAGTCATCCATCAACTGCTTTGTGATGGGGCTTGCGATCACGGACCTGCAGTTTGTTCTGACCTTGCCCTTCTGGGCCGTGGACACGGCCCTGGACTTCCGCTGGCCCTTTGGCCGAGTGATGTGCAAAATCATCAGCTCCGTCACCACCATGAACATGTACGCCAGCGTGTTCTTCCTGACAGCCATGAGCGTGGCACGTTACTACTCCATCTCATCGGCGCTGAAGATGCACAGCCGAAGGGCAGCTGCAGCCCGGGCCAAATGGACCAGCCTCGGCATCTGGGCCGTCTCTCTGCTGGCCACTTTGCCTCATGCCATCTACTCCACTAGCGCCGAGGTGTCGGACGAGGAGCTTTGCCTGGTGCGTTTCCCAGACTCGGGCAGCTGGAATCCACAACTTCTTTTGGGTTTGTACCAGCTGCAAAAAGTCTTGCTGGGTTTCCTGATCCCTCTATTCATAATCACAGTCTGCTACCTGCTTCTGCTGCGTGTCATCCTCAGCCGGCGCATCGCAGGAGCAGCAGTCCCAGAGGTCAAGCAAGGTCGGCAGAATCGCCGTTCCAAAGTGACCAAATCCATCGCTATTGTGGTTCTGTCCTTCTTCTTGTGCTGGCTTCCAAATCAGGCTCTGACTCTCTGGGGGGTGCTCATAAAATTTGACCTTGTCCCCTTTAGCAAGGCATTTTACAACACCCAGGCCTACACCTTCCCCCTGACTGTGTGCCTGGCGCACACCAACAGCTGCCTCAACCCTGTGCTCTACTGCCTGGTTCGCAGGGAGTTCCGGGCAGACCTCAAGGAGCTTCTCCTCCACGCCACGCCGTCCTTCAGGAACTTGACTCATCTGCTGCGTCGCAAGGCCAAAGTGGCGGAGGCACCACCTGTCCTGGTGCTGGTCCAAATGGACGTGTGA